The region CTTCATTGTCCTGTTAACAGCCTGGTCCTTGAGACGGTTCAATGTGCAGCCCTTACTGATCTGGCCACCTTTGTttacagagggggaaactgaggccatagaaggaaagaaacctgcTAAATGCCACCCAGAGACCACTGACCATCGAAGAACCGGCACCCAGGTCTCCAGTACCCATTCCCAGCTACATAGCTCTCCTCTCGGCCTCTAGCTGGGGGAGCCTATTACTTCCACACCTCCCTGCTCCAGTTCCTATTATCAGCATGTTCTCAGCAGCACCAGCGGCTCTCACTGCCCAGGTCTCGAAGGCAACTGACAAATCAGAACCCATGAAGACTTCCATCTGAGTGACTCTGCAGCCTCCTTCGggttcttgcctttttttttttaaactcactgTGATCCAAGCATCATGTACACCCAATCCATCCATGCCTGCACTGAAAGCAGTCGTTAGAACTGATGCAGAGTTCATTGTCAGTTAGCTGTCTCTCATGCGTTTGGTTCTGCCCATGAACCTGCGGGAGGTTGGTGCCCTCACCGGCTGCTTCTCCTCCCGCTGCCCCGGCTCCCTCTGCTTGGTTTCTATAGTGAGTGAGGAGTGAGGAAGAGGGacaccactttcttctccagaagGTGTCTGTGGCAACGGGAGCAGTGGATGCAGATCCCCCTGGGGTGTCTCAGACGCCCCATCGCCTGCCTCATCAGTGACGTCCTGAGTGACTTGGGCTAAGCCCTCTCCCCTTGGCCTTAGCTCCCAGCCATGCTTGTCTGCATGCTTGTCCCTTCTCCTCACCCATGTCTTGGTTCAAATGTTACCTCCTCAGGGTGGACTGCCCTGACCAGCCACCTCCCAATCAGTCTGTATCTCCCCGCAACATGTTCCTTCCAACACTGACCATGATCTGATAGTCTAttaattatgtgtttatttatgcCTCGTCCATCATCTGGACTACCACGGCATGTGTTCCATGAGAATGGAGACTTTGTCCTCCTCAAagcccaactcccagagccttgCACAGcactggcatacagtaggtgctcagtaaatgactGATGACCTGATGAATGGACTTGTGCCTCCTCTCCAGCCTCCGCCTTCCTCACTCTTGAGAACAGCCCCTGTCCTGTGTGCTGTCTTGCTACTTAGCGTCTGTCAGGTGATCTGTGCTTTAGagtccttctttaaaaaaaagcaaaaaaaatctgCTCTAAAAAAACCCTAAGTCTGGACTGTTCGGAAAATTCACAGTTACATAATGAACCACCCAGAATCTCAGTCATTGAAAGCAGCGATCACTCTCTCACTTACTTGAAGGTTAGTGGTGGGACATTCAGGCAGAGTCTTGCCAGGCAGTTTTTCTGCTCTATATGGTGCTGGCTGCAGTCATTCACTCAGCTGCGTGCACAGTGCGGCTGTGCGGGGCTGAGAGGTCCCGGAGGCTTCACTGGCATTTCCGGTGCCCCGTGCTCCTCCCTGtgacctcccttcccctctctccctcctccctattTGGTTCCATTGGGCTTCCTCCCAGCATGGCTGCCCCAGGTCAGCCTCCTTACCCGGCAGCTGGCTTCCAAGAAGGAATCTACCAGCATGTGAAAGCAGAAGCTGCTGATTGCAAGGCTCAGCCTCAGAAGTTCACACAACATCACTTCTGCTCCAAATTATTAAGACAAGTCACAGGGGAAGCCCTGATTCTGGTGGAGGGAAGGAAAATAGACTCTACCTTTTGATGCAGCACAGACTTTGCAGCCACGTCTGCACAATCACTCATAAAAGCCTGTCCTCCTTTACCTCACAATCCTTAACAGCCCTAAATGCTGAGACCCAGCTGGTTGTGAGCTAAGGAGTGCAAAGGGGCCTAAAGTCAAGACTGTGTGTCCCACCTGCCTTTGGTTAGAGCTGTGCAGAGCCAGCAGGGCTCAcagacaggagggagggagacagagtcTGAAGGACTGAGTTGGCCCTTCAAGAGCAGAAATCCCtatctcctcctttccttcttgtcCAGAATGACTTTGACCTGAAATTACCTGCTCAGGATCAGATAGAAAAGCCTCATGGCTAAGATGATACATGCTCTGCCCAGTCAGAGAGAAGAGCCTAATGCCTTTGAATCAAACCAAACCAGGATCAACCTAAATGCCTCCTCCTCCGTGAAGCCTGCCCTGTGTCTCCTTTCCAATTCTTTGCTCTGTGGCTATGGACTTGCCTAGGGCTGCCTCACGCTGTTGCTGCTTGTGGTCAAACCTTGTCTCCTGCTCCCCGAAGGTCAAGGTGGTGCCTTGGGCACCTGTGTGTCCCCCATGCCAgttctcccaccctcccccatccccatcaTTCACACGCTGACCCTTGGGCACAGTGGGGTCTTTGTACCCATCATCATTCCATGATTCATTCTTCTACAGAactttttttcatactgttcacctGTCTGGAACACtgttccctgccccacccctctccTTTAACTTGGTAACTCCTCATTCATATCAGCTCTCATGTCCCTTCCCTGGGAATCCCTTCCTAACCCTCATCTCCACCTGCGGCCAGTAAGTAAGTCCCTGTACTATCAGTCCTAACTCCTGAACTTACCCTTCACAACTATATGCTACAGTGCATGGATCCAGCCAGTGAGAATGTAACAGTGTTGCTCCTGATGGCAGGAGCTCAGTAAGcagctggatgaatgaatgaatgaattcagagACAGGCTGAAATCTCCCCCTTGAGCCCCTGAGAGTTTCTATTTCCCCTCCAACCTGTAGTCAAGTCTGAGCTCAGGAGAGGGTATGTGGTGGTATGGACAGTGCTGTGTGTATAATtttctgagctgctgctgctgctgctatgtcgtttcagtcgtgtccgactctgtgcgaccccatagacggcagcccaccaggacccgccgtccctgggattctccaggcaagaacactggagtgggttgccatttcctcctccaatgcatgaaagtgaaaagtgaaaagtgaaagtgaagtcgcttagtcgtgtccgactcttagcgaccccatggactgcagcctaccaggctcctccatccatgggattttccaggcaagagtacaattTACTTGCCTTGAGCAAGTTCTATCCCCCTCTATAAGAGGAAATGTTTGGCTAGATGAGCTAGatttaacattcttttaaaatagcaGAGGGTGTGTTTTCCCAACCACAAAAGCCACCTTTTTTTTCACCCAAACTCCCAGGGTGAGGGTTTTGGGAATACCTGACGTTAGAGGAGATGCCTGTGCCGTTAAGAaatagtagttaaaaaaaaaaaagaaaaagaaaaagaaatagtagtTAGCCCTCTGGTGGTGAAATATTAAACTGCAGGGAAGTCACacactgaccccatggactgtagcccaccaggctcctctgtccatgggattttccaggcaagaatactggagtgggttgccatttccttctccacacacatCTGGGAGTTGATTAAAAAGGCAGATGTCTGGATCCACTCTACACCACCCTCATGATTCTGATTCAAGAAACTTGGGGAACATCTGTGATTCTCTGCTTTTAACAAGTGTCCCTCTGGTGGAGGACCTCAGGGCCACGTTTGAACAATGTTGGTCTTTGGAAAAAGGCAACCACCTCCTTTCTGATGTCAATAGTTAGAAGTGGAAGTTGTCATTTGGGCTTTGGAGCCGGAGATGCCAgagttcagatcccagctctcccatttactagctgtgtgacctcgagcAAGACAggtaacctctctgggcctccgcTCCACCCCAGTGCTGCCGAAGGGGAAGAGGGAAACTGACACGGATCTGGGCACACTTTAGGATGCCATCTGTTTCCCTCCTATGAGCCTTCCCAACGGTAAGCACTCCTAATTtgtcagatgaggaaagtgaggttcagagaggtggagtgatctgcccaaggtcacacagcgcaGTGGTAGCAGAGTGTGTCTAACACCCAAACCCAACCTCTGTCTAGAGCATCACAGGGGCAGGTGCCAGGGCAAAGGGCAGTCACTGGGTGCAGTGGGGTCAGGCTACCTGTCCCTCCAGCTGTAGCCAAGCATGTGCTGACCCCTGGAAGCCGTTGCGTCAACCTCTAACTCATTGCAGAAGGCAGACCAAGTAGCAGAAACCCAAATTGTGGACTGGTGAAGAACAAATCATTTGTTTTAACATGCATGAGACCAAATATCAATAAGCatctttccttcattcattccctcGGTAAATACTGCTGGCACCCCTGCGGTATGCTATACCCTGTGCTGGCACTTGGGTTAGAGCCGTGAACAAAACTGGAGCTGATGTTCCAGCAGAGTGACAGTCTGTCCCCGTAGAGAAAGAATAGTTCAGAGTGCAAATCCTACCTTGGAATCTGAGCTAGCAACTTCTCTGGGCAAGTTTTTTTTTATGGGatagtattgtgtgtgtgtgtgtgtgagagagagagaatgaagtgACATCAGAATTCTCTGTCTTACCTGGCACATCAGGTTCCTCTCTCATCCTGGTGTTGATGCCTTATTGTGTTGGTAATTTGGGCACGTCCCTGAACCTTCTGAGCCCCATAGCAGAGCTGGGACTTGGGCCCTGGGCCAGCTGAGTCCAGGCCCGTGCTGGGACCTGTCCTGCCCAGCCTGGGGCTCCCGGCCCTGTTTCACTGCTCTATACTGGTGTACAGTCCACTCAGTTCCACCAAGTACCTGGAGACCTATTCAGGAAAGCCTATTGGAGGAAGCCTGCATGGTCTAGGGCATCTCATTCAGGACTCCGAGGGCCACATCACTCCCCAAATGGTCTGAAGAACAGCCAGACATCACCCCTACCTACAGCTATCCCAGAATGATTCAAGGCTGCTGGGGCTCCCTTTTTACTGCTCCCTGTTTACTGGAGAGACAGCAGCTTCATTTCCATGATTAGAGAGGAAGTGTGAGACTGGATTCCTGGGCCAAGGAGGTGTCTGTTCTCACCCTTGCTCCTGGGATGCAATGTCCTTGCCATCTATACTGTGTGATATCTTGGTGGGTTACATTGCAAAAACATGCAGCTATAAAGCTGgcagtgaagtgagtgaagttgctcagtcatgtccgactctttgtgatcccatggactgtagcctcccaggctcctctgtccatgggattatccaggcaagagtactgaagtgggttgccatttcttcctccaagggatcttcccgacccagggatcaaacccaggtctcctgcattgcaggcagacgctttactgtctgagcctccagggaggctagcaggctcctctggaaATCTCCTAGTCCAGGATTGCACTTTGGAGGCTGTGGGCAGGGTCTAGCCTCCAGATGGGTCTCACCTGGCTGCAGAGGGATGACTCCAGTTCCTCATGTCCACTATTCCCCACCTTGTCACCCTGGAAACTGCCTTCCCGGGTTTGAGAAGGCCCTGGAGTTTGTTGCCTCTGGCCCAGCTCTTCATTTGTAGGGGGTGGGGATCAGACTGAAGTGGTAGTACAGGGCAACAGACACCCGGAGAAGGGGATGGTTAGATTTAAGCTCACAAGGCAACTGAGAGGCAGAATGAAGACTAGGCCCACTAAGGGGTTCCCCTGACCTGCAGGGAAAAGCTTGTATCAGGCAAATCTCAACATGTAACACAAACTTGGAGGGTGAACTCTCTTGGGGCCCCAGCAAGGACGGCGGGTTCTCCTGGGGGAAGGTGAGCCAACTGGCAATGAGGTCTCTCTGTTTTGAGATTCCACGCTGTACCCATGGGTCTGTTCATTAATAATTACCTGATAGGGGAAGTGGTAGGTGGGGGCAAAGAGGCTTATCCAATCTTCCTGGGCTTGATAAACCCAAGCCACATCCCTGGGTGACCTTTAGAGCTGAGACAGCTGCCTGGGGGGCCACTCCAGGACTGACTGTGCTGTGAGTAACCCTATAAGGGCGGCGATGGAGACGATAAAGAGAAGATGACGAATCGTCCTGGATTGACCAGGACTGAATGTTCTGGAACAAAACTTTCAGTGTCTGGGGCAAAACTAGGACAGTCCTGGGTGAACTGGGACCACCGGTCACCCTCATTAGGGTGACAAAGGCTAGAGAGTCCCTTACATATGATTGCACCCACCTCCTTGTGGCCCTGGGTGGGGGGACTTGTGTTCATACCCAGAACAGCCTTCTCCAGCCACACACAGCTGGGGACTCAAGTCTTCCGGCTCCAGGTGCTTTTGAAAAGCTCCTGCCAGAGGGGAATTATGTGTAATCTCACCGCGAAGCTGGAGAGAATGTGTGAGAGGAAGCGAGGGGTGTTCCCTAGTGAGCACAGCAAACTGAATAGATGAGCCAGTGACTGTGCGGTCCCCACAGCCAAAGATATTTACTAtttggctctttaaaaaaaaagttttctgaccTCTGGTCTCAGAAAAAGATGACAGAGATTTGAATAAGGGTCATAGCAGTAGAGGGGCTGaatggggtgggagtggagggaAGGCCAGACAGATAGTAAAGGGTGACAACCGGGTTTGGAGCCTGATAACTAGGTAATGGTAGGGACGTGTGATGGAGCAGAGAAGATTTGGTGGAGAAAATCTAGCATCCTGTTTGGGGCAGGTtaagtcagtctagtcaaggctatggtttttcctgtggtcatgtatggatgtgagagttggactgtgaagaaggctgagcgccgaagaattgatgcttttgaactgtggtgttggagaagactcttgagagtccctggactgcaaggagatccaaccagtctattctgaaggagatcagccctgggatttctttggagagaatgatgctgaagctgaaactccaatactttggccacctcatgcaaagagttgactaattggaaaagactgatgctgagagggattgggggcaggaggagaaggggacgacagaggatgagatggctggatggcatcactgactcgatggacgtgagtctgagtgaactccgggagttggtgatggacagggaggcctggcgtgctgcgattcatggggtccaaaagagtcggacacgactgagtgactgaactgaactgaactgaagttcattAGGAAAAGGGACCAATTTTATTCCTGAGACTTTGGACAAATCATGTTCTGAGCATCAGCGATTTCATCTGTACAGGGATGATAAGAATACCAGTTCTATTTACCTCTATGTGGATAAGAGGGTCAAACAAAATAGCATAAAAGCGATTTTGCAAACTGTAAAGAAAACCACAGATGTTTGTGGAGTCAATGCTAGCATAGCCGTTGTTTAGCGGCTTTGCTGTGATGCGTCACTGGGTTAAGGAAATAAACTCATATGGTACAAGACAACCCGGGCTGAGTCCAGAGCCCTCTGTTCTAGCTAAGATATTAACTAGTTTGATGACTTGGTTGAGACACTTTGGGCCGAGATCAGGTGCATTCAGAGTGGTATGGCTGTAGACAAGACACTTTGGGAGTCTGTTACCCCGTCTCTGCAATGAGAATGGAGTCTAGTACCATGCAGAGCTCACAGAGATGGGAAAGGAAATGAGCCggtggacagggagccctgtgcTTTGTAAATCTGAAGTCTGGCTATAGCATGCCAGGGCACCTCACATGTGGAGGTGCTGGGTGTTCGCTCGTCCCCCTCAAGCTCATGTGCAGGAGCTGAGGGACCACTTTCATCCTGGGGCCCTGCCCTCTGCCAGCCTTCTCCGAGGGGTGGAATGTTCCACTGGGGAGCTTCCTGGGCACGTTTTTTTCTCCTACAAACCTGAGACCACAGAAGATGCATCTGGCTGGCTTCCTGCTCCTCCTTCTGGCTGGACAACTGGTCCTTTCTCAAGGTCAGCTGCATCCCAAGCACTACGGCCAGGGTCATGCCCACCTCCCCCGTCAGGCTCCCGGCACAGGTGAGGGCTTCTCCAGCCTCAAGATCAACCCAGGCAACACCACCTTTGCCCTCCACTTCCACCACCTGTTGGCTTCCCAAGCCCCCGGGGGCAGTATCTTCTCCCCTCTGAGCATCTCCACAGACTAGCTATGCTGTCCCTGGAGGTCAGCTTGCACAGCAGGACTCAGATCCTGGAGGGTCTGGGCTTCAACCTCACACAGGTATCAGAGTTTGACAGCCACCAAGGCTTCCAGAACCTTCTGCACACTCTCTACCTCCCAGGCAACAGGCTGGAGATATGCATGGGCAACGTCTTGTTCCTGAGCCCTGAGCAGCTGCTTCTTCTGAGAATCCTCAAGGACTCCGCAAGCTTCTGTGAGTCTAGACTCTTCTGCACCAACTTCAAAGACTCTGTGAGCATGACCCAGCTAATCAACCACCACCTTAGGTAGGAAACTTGGGGAAGATCGTGAATTTGGTCAGCAAGCTCAATGCCGATACTACGATGATGCTGGTAAATTACGTGTACTTCAAAGGTCAGTGTGTTGGTGAATCCCACTCTTCCCTTTCCCCCTAACTTACTGAAGGCTCACGTGTCAAAGAGAAACCCCTCAAAACAGAAAGTGGATAGATTGAGTCTGATACATTGAGCAGACTTCAGGAAATTTAATGTTAGAGCATCAGATATTTAAGTTTGTATAATATTGATTTCCATCCCTTCATACTTCTAGAcaggttttcttatttatttttttaataacagcaaTGCATGTGTGACAAACATCTTATGAATTCATATCAAAGCTTTACCCCTTACCAAGAGTGCAAATCCAGCAGGCTGTTTGCTTGAAGTGAGGATATGAGTCCCTGCTTCAAGTTTTATTTCTAAGGATCAAATGATGTCACATATTTATATGTTCCTTAGAGGAGGGCCTGAAGGGATTGGCAAGCTTTAGGTCCCAGCCAAATCCAACagaccacctgtttttgtaaataaagttttattggcacacagccacacccaCTCATTTATGTATTATCTCTGACAGCCTTTGCAAGACAGAGATTAACTGTTGCTACTGAGACAGAATGACCTgtaaagcataaaatatttactttctgacCCGTTGCAGAAGAAGATTGCAGATCTCTGAGCATTAGACATGCTCAATAAATAGAGCATTTGCAATTACTCTAATGACAACAATTTTGAagacctttaaaaatacataaaa is a window of Bos indicus isolate NIAB-ARS_2022 breed Sahiwal x Tharparkar chromosome 21, NIAB-ARS_B.indTharparkar_mat_pri_1.0, whole genome shotgun sequence DNA encoding:
- the SERPINA4 gene encoding LOW QUALITY PROTEIN: kallistatin (The sequence of the model RefSeq protein was modified relative to this genomic sequence to represent the inferred CDS: inserted 4 bases in 3 codons; substituted 2 bases at 2 genomic stop codons); protein product: MHLAGFLLLLLAGQLVLSQGQLHPKHYGQGHAHLPRQAPGTGEGFSSLKINPGNTTFALHFHHLLASQAPGGSIFSPLSISTXLAMLSLEVSLHSRTQILEGLGFNLTQVSEFDSHQGFQNLLHTLYLPGNRLEICMGNVLFLSPEQLLLLRILKDSASFCESRLFCTNFKDSVSMTQLINHHLRXETXGKIVNLVSKLNADTTMMLVNYVYFKALWEKPFIPSLTAPHNFYVDEDTTVKVPMMPQDTQHHWYLHDRYLPCLVLWTDCQGNTTTLFILPNEGKMEQVEEVLTPKMPTRWSNLFRKSHFYGKLKLYLPKFSISGAYRLDQILPKLGIPDLGINPWRPWRGTSTSWKSFRKAILEVGEVGTQAAVAPGSFATXFGPQDNCXALWFNQFFLVIFSTNAQSIFFLGKVVNPTKP